ATTTTTTCAGTTTTCATTCGCTCTAGGATCGATTTTTCCCTGCTAAAACACAAGTTTACGAAGGTCTGACCGCCCTCAGTCCTGAGTCCTGCGAAGGAATTTTAAACGCCATCAACAGCAAAAAGGTTGATGCAACATTTTGGGCACTTTTCCCCTGGTCTAGCCTATGGGCTTTCCCTAGAGTGAGAACTCTTGCCGCAGAGCTTAATAACGTGGACTCTGTACCTTGCTAGTGCTAGTTTCCCTGACGCTAGAAAAGTCAAAATTCGTAAGGAGAACCAATTGGATAACTCAATCCTTAAAAACGCAAAACCAGAGGTTCTGGATTCTATCGCAAGACGTGCACATTACTTGGCTACGCAAATGATTTGGCAAGCCAACCACCGCCCGGACAAAGAAAAGGGCGATCCTAAAATCGGGGGCCATCCAGCTGGTTCAGCAAGTTCGCTTCACATCATGGGCGCACTTCACTTACTTGTGAAAACAAGCTTTGACCACATTGCCAACAAACCACACGCTTCGCCAACAGATCACTCTTACAACTATCTTTTGGATCTTTTGCTTAAGGGCGATCTTTCAAAACTTTCTCAAGAACAAGCGGACCAAGCTATGCACGGTCTTCGTAAGTTCACTGATGGCAGCGATTACGTATTTCAATCTTACCATTCAGCTTACGATCCTGATCACCACAACTTCTTCCCGTCTGGTACAGTTGGTATTCCACCTGTTGAAGCGGGCTACATGGCCTTGGCTTACCGTTACGCACGTGAGCACGGTTATGAAGTTCCAGATGCACACTTCTGGGCTGTTTGCGGTGACTCTGAATTCCGTGAAGGTTCAATGTATGAAGCTGTACCTGACTTTGCAGAGCGTGAATTAGGATCAGTGACTTGGATTCTTGATTACAACCGCCAATCTTTGGATGGTCACCGTATCACGAACCAAGATATCATGAACGGAACAGACGCTGACCGTGTAGAGCGCACTATGGCTGCCAACGGTTGGGAAGTTATTCAAGTTCGTCACGGTGCTAAACGCCAAGCTCTATTCAAAAAGAAAGATGGCGACACTTTCAAAAACTTCCTTGAAAAAGAATTAGAGGATTACGAACTTCAAGCACTTCTTCTTGTTCAAGACATGAAGGCTTTGAAAAAAGGCATCGCAAAAGAACATCCAAACATGAAAAAATTCTTGGAAAGCGTTTCTGACCAAGAACTTTACGATGCTATCCGTGACTTCGGTGGACACGATATGATCGCTTTGGCTGAAGCGATGCTTAAGTCTAAAGAATCAAAACGTAAACCGACAATCATCATCGCCCATACTCTTAAAGGCTGGGGCTTAAAAGCCGCTGCTCAACCGGGCAACCACTCTTCTTTACCAACTGAAGAAGAAGTAAACGAACTAAAAGCAAAACAAGGCATCAAAGGTGAAAAACTTTATGAGCGTTTCGCGGCTGGTTCTGTTGAAGGTAAATTCTTAGCAGCTCGCTCTGAAAAACTTTATAGCGAAATCAAAGCACAACATGCTTTGAAAGCGAAAAACCAAGAGTTCTTCCTTAAAAAATTAACAGAGTTTGGCGAGATTCCACAGTCTTTAGACATCAACACGAAAATGACAAGCTACCCTCATACACAATGGATGCTTGGTCAGTTGACAGCGAAGTTGACTCGTATCGCGAACACTCCGCTTGATGAATCTAAATTGGGTGAAAAGCAAAAAGCGCTTATCCCAACTGAAAAACCATTCAAACTTCCTGGCGAGTTGTTCATTTCAATGGCTCCGGACGTGGGTACGTCGACGAACTTAAATCCAGCGATGGATGGTAAGATCTTCGGTGCTCCGGTTGTTGCCGATCTTGAAACTGAATTGGGAGTAAAAGATAACAAACTTCCAGATCTAGTTCCTGGTGAAGATGTTTCTGACCGCTTCTTGCGTTTTGAAATCGCTGAAGGAAACGTTATGTCTTGCGTGGGTGCATTCGGAAAAATGCGCGACACTGTTGGCGTACCTATCATCCCATTGATGACGGTTTACGATTTCTTCTTGAAACGTGCGCTAGATCAATACTTCTACAATCTTTACTGGAAGAGCTCTTTCATCTGCGTTGGTACTCCATCAGGTGTGACTTTGTCTCCTGAAGGTGCGCAACACGGATGGAAATCTGATATCCAAATCCCGAACCAAATCACTTGGGAACCGTTCTTCTGCCAAGAGCTTGACTGGATCCTTTGCGATTCCATCAAACGTCACGTAATGAACGATAACGCTGGCAGAACTGGCGTTATGCTTCGTTTGGTTACTCGCGGTGTAGAGCAAAAAGACATGATGACCTACTTGAAAAAGCAAGCTCGCTTTAAAACGGGTCTTGAAGGTCAATTGGCTCGCGCGGAATTCCCAGTAGCTGGTGCAGCGAACGAAGAAGAGTTAGCAACTATCGAAGAAGCGCAAATCATGGCGACAATCCGTGAAGAAGTTTTGATGGGCGCTTACTACCTTATCGACTACCGCGGTTATGCTGGTTATGAACCAGGAGATAACGTAGTCAACGTCTTCGCAATGGGCGCGATGGTGACTGAGGCGATCAAAGCTTCTGAAGCCCTTCTTGCTCGTGGCATTTACGCAAACGTGATCGTAGTTACTTCTTCTGATCTTTTAGTCGGTATACAAGGTCATGAAAATGATTATGAATATTTGAAAAACGGTTTGGGCGTGAATTCAAACCTTTACCTTCGTAAAACTGACGAAGTTTCAACAGGCGATCTAATCACTGTTGCTGGTAAACGCATCCCAGTGGTCAGTGTTGCCGACGGTGAAGCAGGTCTATTAGACAATATCGGTTCGATCATTGGTGTTCGCCAAGAAGCTCTTGCGGTTCGTAAGCACTCTAAGTGCGGTCGCCCTTCAGAGATCTACGCTTACCACCACATTGATGGTGAAGCGGTTGTTGAAGCCTGCGGTAAAGTATTAGCTGAAACAGCTCTTGAAAAAGTGATCGTTTCTGAAAATGCACTTGGGGAAACTCACCAAGCAGAAGGTCGCACAGCTCATTGGACTGACTTGTGGCCGGCTAAAACGCCAGTTCACAAGCACTAACTACTTCGGCGAAGCCGTAGTGTAGACAGGCCAGCGTGGATTACAAAGAATTATCCAAGCAAGAACTCCCCTTCCAAGGGGAGTTCTTTTTATCTAGAAACAAAAAATACGAAGAGCTGATTTTCTTCGTGCACTTTTACGAAGGCAGTCCCAAACAACTTCTTCGTCATATCAAGCTGGTTAATTCTTTAGGCTTCGATGCCTTTGCTTTTCAACTAATTGGAAACCATAAAAACTTAATTTCTATGCATCCACCAATCAGTTCCCGCGGGGAGTTTGGTGTTAAGCACACTTATGCTGATCAAATTGAAATTCTGCTGAACATGATTCCAGGTAAGAAAATCATGTATACGTTTTCAAATCCGACGGGTTCAGCGATTGAAGCCATGGCGCGAAGACAGGTGTCTGATACGGTTGCATTAATTTGTGATAGCGGCCCCAGTGGTAAGTTTATTCCTTCTGCTTACAATCTATATACCCATGAATATAAATTAAATCCGATGCCGTTAAGATTGGTGCTAGCACCTATATTAAGCCTGGGTTGGAGCTTTTATCTCCATAAAGATCTTCAGACAGATTTAAAGAAATTTCCTGCAGGATTTAGAATCCTTTCGATTCGCGGCTGGAAAGATCTGTTAATTCCACCTGACCACATCGACGCAGTTTTTGAACCGCAAAAGCATCTGAATTGGACTAAGCTTTCATTACCTGAAGCGGGCCACTTAACGGGTCTTCGTGATTTCAAATCGGAATACGTACCAGGGTTAGAAAAGTTTCTAACTAGTGTGGCGACAACTCTGTGATCCCCTTTAATCCCCACGATCCATTTCCATTATTAGATCTTGATCAATATTCCTATCAAGAGGCCCAGGAGCATGCGGCCCTCGTAGATCACTGGTTGGGGTTTAAATTAGAAGAAGTTGAAAAAGAAATTTCCAAATCCCATGAAGGTCAACAGAACTGGAGCCACCTATCTGTTCAAGCCTTTCAAACGCCTTATGTTGAGTTAAGAAATATTCTAGAAATTCTTAAGGCCTCTTCACCAAGCCATGTCGTTGATCTGGGTTGCGCCTACGGACGGATGGCTTTTGTGATCGCTGAACACTACCCGCAATTAAATTTCACAGGTTATGAACTTGAACCCTTACGAGTTCAAGAGACGAACAGAGTCCTTCACCAGAAATACAAAGAAAGTGAAGCGCAAATCATTGCTGCCGACTTAAGCTTGCCTGATTTCACTCCCCCGGCTGCTGACGTTTATTTTATTTTCGATTACGGCAGCGAAGCCGCGGTTAAAAAGACTTTGAATGATCTTAAGCTCATTGCCTTGCAAAAACCCATCGTCGTTGTTGGCAGAGGACGTTTAACTCGTTTTCTAATCCATAAAGAACATCCATGGCTTTCTGAAGTGAATAGCCCCCAACACTTTGCGCACTTTTCTATTTATAGTTCCTAATTTTATGTAGGAATGCATATCCAAATTAGAGCCCTGTAACTGGTTCCTTATGTGCTTCGCTAATATCGTGTTTAGCTACATGGGGGTTTTTCAATGGGTTTCAAGGCATCATCACTGGTTCTTTCTTCACTGCTGCTAGCAAGCAACGCCTTCGCAGGCAGAGGCGGATATCTTTATCAAAAAACTTTTTATAATCAGGCTGAATCTTATATCGATTTACTTGAAGAAAAACCGACTGATGTTCTAGCGAAACTTCCCGCCGATAAACAGGCAAAGTGCATGGAACGCTATAGCGGCATTCTAGATGACGGCATTATAGATATTCGCATTGCCTTGGGGTACTTTGATTGGACCACCGGCCGTCCCGTAAAGGCTAAATTTCAGAACTACGGCTTAAGTCCCTCGCTTGATTTAGGCGCCTATGCAGCTTTAAAAGCTATTTTGACAGAACCTTGCGAAGGAAATTCTCGCTTCTGCGGTTTTAAAGTCGATCCTTCAAACACAAATCGCCTTAGTCGTGAAGTCAAAGTTCATGGGAAATCCTATATCGCGCGCATTGATATGCAATTTGCTTCTCAATCTGAGTATCTTGACGAAAATCGTTTCTCTTTAAGAACAGAGCAAAATCAAAGAACTGCTTTCATGGAAGATTTCTTTGCGCGCGGACTGCAGAATGCAGATGCCATTTTCTATTTCGGTCATTCCCGAAATGGTGGCGGTCCTGACTTCAGTCCGCCGATCTTTATCGGCAGCTCTAACAAAGTCGACTATACAAACTACTATAAACCGAAACGTCCCGGATTTAAAAAGATGGTGGCCGCTTTATCAAATGGGAAACAAGCTCCCATTATTGGTTTAATGTCTTGTGCTTCCCGCGATCATTTTCTTAAAAAGCTTCAA
This is a stretch of genomic DNA from Bdellovibrio reynosensis. It encodes these proteins:
- a CDS encoding pyruvate dehydrogenase; its protein translation is MDNSILKNAKPEVLDSIARRAHYLATQMIWQANHRPDKEKGDPKIGGHPAGSASSLHIMGALHLLVKTSFDHIANKPHASPTDHSYNYLLDLLLKGDLSKLSQEQADQAMHGLRKFTDGSDYVFQSYHSAYDPDHHNFFPSGTVGIPPVEAGYMALAYRYAREHGYEVPDAHFWAVCGDSEFREGSMYEAVPDFAERELGSVTWILDYNRQSLDGHRITNQDIMNGTDADRVERTMAANGWEVIQVRHGAKRQALFKKKDGDTFKNFLEKELEDYELQALLLVQDMKALKKGIAKEHPNMKKFLESVSDQELYDAIRDFGGHDMIALAEAMLKSKESKRKPTIIIAHTLKGWGLKAAAQPGNHSSLPTEEEVNELKAKQGIKGEKLYERFAAGSVEGKFLAARSEKLYSEIKAQHALKAKNQEFFLKKLTEFGEIPQSLDINTKMTSYPHTQWMLGQLTAKLTRIANTPLDESKLGEKQKALIPTEKPFKLPGELFISMAPDVGTSTNLNPAMDGKIFGAPVVADLETELGVKDNKLPDLVPGEDVSDRFLRFEIAEGNVMSCVGAFGKMRDTVGVPIIPLMTVYDFFLKRALDQYFYNLYWKSSFICVGTPSGVTLSPEGAQHGWKSDIQIPNQITWEPFFCQELDWILCDSIKRHVMNDNAGRTGVMLRLVTRGVEQKDMMTYLKKQARFKTGLEGQLARAEFPVAGAANEEELATIEEAQIMATIREEVLMGAYYLIDYRGYAGYEPGDNVVNVFAMGAMVTEAIKASEALLARGIYANVIVVTSSDLLVGIQGHENDYEYLKNGLGVNSNLYLRKTDEVSTGDLITVAGKRIPVVSVADGEAGLLDNIGSIIGVRQEALAVRKHSKCGRPSEIYAYHHIDGEAVVEACGKVLAETALEKVIVSENALGETHQAEGRTAHWTDLWPAKTPVHKH
- a CDS encoding class I SAM-dependent methyltransferase, which produces MIPFNPHDPFPLLDLDQYSYQEAQEHAALVDHWLGFKLEEVEKEISKSHEGQQNWSHLSVQAFQTPYVELRNILEILKASSPSHVVDLGCAYGRMAFVIAEHYPQLNFTGYELEPLRVQETNRVLHQKYKESEAQIIAADLSLPDFTPPAADVYFIFDYGSEAAVKKTLNDLKLIALQKPIVVVGRGRLTRFLIHKEHPWLSEVNSPQHFAHFSIYSS